The genomic window TGCTACTGGATCAAAACGACATCAATGCCCTTATCGCCTCTGGTGAAATCTATGCTAAAGCGCCCTCGTTAAACCATACCCAGACAATGCACCAATGGATAGGCATTCCCCTCTTTATCCATGACCAAGTGCGTGGTGCCTTGACTATTTATAGCTTTAGTATGACGCAAAATTATCAGATCAAAGACTTAGAGCTATTGACCTTTGTGTCACAGCATATTGGTACCGCTATTGAGAAAAAACTCTCAGCCGAGTCGCTACAACGCAGCTACGAAGAACTCGAAGAGAAAGTGATTGCCCGCACAAGGGCCTTAGCCGAATTAAATAAAGATCTTGAAAAAGAAATCCGCCAACGTCGCAATATGGAAGCAAAATTAGTCCATGATGCCAAGCACGACGCACTAACAGGCCTTCCCAATCGCGCCATGTTTATGGAGCGTTTAAATCAAGCAATCAAACATGTCCGCCGCCACAGCCTAGAACAATTTGCCTTACTCTTTATCGATCTCGACCGTTTTAAGCAAATTAACGATACCTTAGGCCATATCGAAGGCGACAGATTTTTAATTGAAACCGCAAGCCGCCTCAGATCCTGTATTCGAAGTAATGATACTTTAGCCAGACTCGGTGGTGATGAGTTCGTTATTCTACTCGATTGCGTCAACAGCATTGATGATGCAAAAGATGTCTCCGAGCGAGTGATCCAAAAAATCTCCCAACCCTACCACTCAGGCTCGCTCGAATTTAATTCTGGCGCCAGTATAGGCATCACCATGAGCGGTAATCATAGGCTAGATACGAGCGAGTCGATGCTACGTAATGCCGATACCGCCATGTATCAGGCTAAAGCGAATGGTAAGGGTTGCTATGTGATTTTTGACGACAGCTCGTCCGAGCAAGCCATGCAAGATGCCGCATTTGAAAATGACTTTAGGCTGGCACTACAAGCCCATGAGCTACAACTGTGTTATTCCCCTATAGTGGATCTACAAACCCAGCAAACCTACGCACTAGAATGTCGTTTGTTTTGGGAACATCCCCAACGAGGCACGATACAACAGGAGCAACTCGGTGCGTTGGCAGAACAGGCCAACCTTATGGTTGAATTAGATAAGTACGCAATAACCATTTTAGACAGCGCCTATATTGAGTTACTCAGGTGCCATGGCGATCAGCTAGACTTGCATTTAATGCTATCAAGTCAACACCTTAAACATAAGCATGTATTGCGTAGCCTTAAAAACACCCTAAAACAAACTCGGCTCAACCTGAACCGCTTATGGTTATTCTTTAATGAAAAAGCCTTAGTTCAAGAAACCGAAAACCATATTAATGGCTTTGGTTTGCTACAAAAGCTCGGCGTTAATCTGGGGATAAGTCACTATGGCAGTGGCCATAGTTCATTGAATAGTTTGTTATTTTTACCAATAAAAGCGCTAAAACTCGACACAAATGTCGCTAAACAACTGCAGGACGAGCAGCATATTAAACTGATATCTGCTTATCAAAAAACCGCATCCACCTTAGATCTGCTCATTTTTGCCAGCGGACTCACAAACCAAGAGCACATACAAATATTTAGCTCACTTGGTTACCAATTTGGCCAGGGCGGTGCCTTAACCGACACTTTTACGCTACTGGAAAGTCCGCAGCAGGTCTGCGCTTAATTCTATTATTGGATAATAAAAAATTTAGCTAAACCTTTATTTCTTAAACATATCCCTCAAGTTAGAAATATGACTTCGCCCGGTTTGGATACGCTCCTGTTCCGTTTGCTGGGGTTTACGATTTTCCCAGACGACATCATCCTGCGGTAACTCCAACAGGAAACGGCTTGGCTCACAGCGCATCGTTTCACCAAACTGACGCCTTTCACGACAAAGGGTAAACCAGAGTTCCCGTTGGGCCCGGGTGATGCCCACATAGGCTAAACGGCGCTCTTCATCGACGTTATCCTCATCTATGCTAGTTTGATGGGGTAAAATTCGCTCCTCAACACCAACCATAAACACATAGGGGAATTCCAGTCCCTTTGAGGCGTGTAAAGTCATTAACTGTACCTGATCGCCGCCTTCATCCTCACTATTACGTTCCATCATATCTCGCAGCGTGAGCCGATTGACGACTTCGGGTAACGTCATAGGCTCATCCAATTCATCGCCAGCAAGCATCTCAGTCACCCAACGATACAGTTCGGAGATATTTTTCATCCGCATTTCCGCGGCCTTAGCGCTAGTGCTAGTTTCGTATAGATAGTCTTCGTAATTGATTTTGCGGATAAGCTGCTTGACCGCTTCAACGCCTTCGCCACGCTGCGCATGATCGCCGGTTTCCACAATAAAGCGGCCAAACTGATATAAGGACGACATAGCCGCCGGCGGCAAATGGTGATTCAGTTCAGGCTCAAAGATCGCGGCAAACATAGAGATATGTTTTTCATTGGCAAAATTACCTAAACGCTCCAGGGTCGATGGACCAATACCACGCTTAGGCAAGTTAACGATGCGCAAAAACGCATTATCGTCATCGGGGTTCACCACTAACCTCAAATACCCCATGATGTCTTTAATTTCTGCTCGGGCAAAAAATGACGTGCCGCCACTGAGCTTGTAGGGAATACGGTTTGTCATCAATGCGCGCTCGAGTAAACGAGACTGATGATTGCCCCGGTACAGAATCGCATAATCGCCAAATTGAGTTCGTCCAACAAACTTATGACGCACTATCTCGGCGACCACGCGCTCAGCTTCCTGTTCCTCATTGGCGGCAAATAACACCCGCAGCGGCTCACCATAGGCAAGTTCACTGAAAAGGGCCTTATCGTAAACGTGGGGATTATTCGCAATGAGGATATTGGCTGCGCGCAAAATTCGCTGGCTGGAACGATAGTTTTGCTCCAGCTTGATCAACTTAAGTTTAGGAAAATCTTTCCCTAATAAGACTAAGTTTTGTGGTTTAGCACCACGCCACGAATAGATAGATTGATCATCATCCCCCACCACGGTAAAACGAGCGCGCTCACCCACCAGCAATTTCACCATTTCATATTGGCTGGTATTGGTATCTTGGTATTCGTCCACCAGCAAATATTGGATTTTGGTCTGCCAGCGAGTCCTCACCTCTTCGTGGTGTCTAAGTAGCAGCGTAGGCAAAAGGATCAAATCATCAAAATCCAATGCGTTATAGGCTTTCATATGTTGGGCATAACGCTGATACAGGCTCGCAAATAAGTGCTGTTGCTCATCCTTGGCAATTTTGCTGGCCTGTTCGGGGATGATTAAGCCCCCTTTCCAATTCGAAATCGCCCCCGCTAAAGCCTTGAGCAAATCTTTATCTTCGTCTAGCTCGTCTTGGGTTAACTCTTTGAGCAATGCCAAGGTATCTTGATCATCAAACAAGGAAAAACCCGGTTTTAGCCCTAAGACCTTATGTTCGCGTTTAATGATCTCGAGTCCTAAGGTGTGAAAGGTCGAAATCCACAATCCTCTGGCCTCTTTGCGACCCATAGACTGTGCAACCCGCTCCTTCATCTCACGGGCGGCTTTGTTGGTAAAAGTTACGGCCGCGATATTGCGAGCCTTATAGCCACACTTTTCAACTAAGTAAGCGATTTTATTGATAATAACGCGGGTTTTACCACTGCCCGCCCCCGCCAGCACTAGGCAAGGGCCAGAAACGTAATGAACAGCATCGTTTTGGGCGGGATTGAGTTTCATCTTTGCGTTATATCCAAACAAGTAGCAGAAGGGCTGGAGATCATAGCAGAATCGACGCTTTTAAGGCTAACAAATCCCCTTGATTGAGCATAGGGAGCAACTATACCCAAGCTATCTAAATCCTGCATCTTCAGTATAGATAACGGCTCACCTCACTCCGCTGACTCTGACACATGCTCTGCCATAGTCAGCCGCACTTAAGTATTTTGCAGGCCAATCAACTCTTCACCTTAGATAAAAATCACTGCGGGCTAAAATGGGCTATTTTTTATTCACTGGGATTGCCAAGTGGCTGCTTAGCTATTAGAATTCCCAAGTGAATGAACATTCATTCACTACTGAAAATGGTAAATCGAATGGATAATAAACGCGACTTAATACTTCGTGCGGCAGAAAAAATCATTGCCACCGAGGGGTTACATAACCTGTCTATGCAAAAACTGGCACTCGATGCCGGCGTTGCTGCGGGCACCATTTATCGTTATTTCAAAGATAAAGATGATTTGATCATCGAGTTACGCAAAAACGTATTACAGCTCATCGCCAATGAACTCTTGGTTGATATTGAGCAAGGCTCCTTTGAGGAACGTTTTAAGCGCCTCTGGTACAACATTATTAAACTTGGCCGTGAGCATTCACATGCCAACCTTAGTTTTGCACAGTATTCCCACCTGCCAGGTGTGGATGCGCCTGAGCATCAAGCATTTGAAAATGAAACCTTTAAGCAATTGCATCAGCTATTCGAAACAGCAAAAAGCCAAGGGATTATTCAACCATTGAGCGATGGGATCTTGTTCTCTATCGCCTTTGAGCCCGCCGTAGCCATAGGTAAACGTCTACGGCGTGGCCATGTAGATTTTAACGAACTTGAAATACAAAAAGCCTGTGAGCTTTGCCTTAGGGCGATTTCAACTTCCCCTCAAACCTAACTCTGGGAATTTTTAGTGCCATGAAAAAATGGATCCTAAGTATGCTCGTCATTGCTGTGCTCGCGTTTGGCTCAGTGATCGGTTTTAACTTGATGGTGAAAGGCAAGATTGCCGATGCTATCGCCAATATGCCCGAAGCAGAGTTTCCAGTGACGGCTATGACCTTAAACGCTCAGAAGTGGCAACCCACCATAGATGCCATTGGATTTGT from Shewanella putrefaciens includes these protein-coding regions:
- a CDS encoding diguanylate cyclase domain-containing protein — its product is MFRDEDETAQPRTKEIERLEKRLIRLKYLAHKYKRAEIIQNALLELSNIATQVSSLEEFYLGVHQHLKQLLSADNFFIATLDVTTGGLTVPFFADEKDAHPAQLYPEQSLSTLLQQGLTGYVFKTGKPLLCDNTKVDELVAAGQIVNLGSPCHLWLGVPIRHEDNVTGVLVVQTYDTNVHYGDIEVELMTFICHHISGVMERLKHQEQLEQAIQQRTKELSQAYDKLKQEVYERRRAERLQKSLFEIAELANSSADNPDFYAQLHNVIRHLIPANNCYIALLNEEETHLTFPFYVSQLGNGHPGTRPLQDGLTEYVLKHKRPLLLDQNDINALIASGEIYAKAPSLNHTQTMHQWIGIPLFIHDQVRGALTIYSFSMTQNYQIKDLELLTFVSQHIGTAIEKKLSAESLQRSYEELEEKVIARTRALAELNKDLEKEIRQRRNMEAKLVHDAKHDALTGLPNRAMFMERLNQAIKHVRRHSLEQFALLFIDLDRFKQINDTLGHIEGDRFLIETASRLRSCIRSNDTLARLGGDEFVILLDCVNSIDDAKDVSERVIQKISQPYHSGSLEFNSGASIGITMSGNHRLDTSESMLRNADTAMYQAKANGKGCYVIFDDSSSEQAMQDAAFENDFRLALQAHELQLCYSPIVDLQTQQTYALECRLFWEHPQRGTIQQEQLGALAEQANLMVELDKYAITILDSAYIELLRCHGDQLDLHLMLSSQHLKHKHVLRSLKNTLKQTRLNLNRLWLFFNEKALVQETENHINGFGLLQKLGVNLGISHYGSGHSSLNSLLFLPIKALKLDTNVAKQLQDEQHIKLISAYQKTASTLDLLIFASGLTNQEHIQIFSSLGYQFGQGGALTDTFTLLESPQQVCA
- the rep gene encoding DNA helicase Rep, which encodes MKLNPAQNDAVHYVSGPCLVLAGAGSGKTRVIINKIAYLVEKCGYKARNIAAVTFTNKAAREMKERVAQSMGRKEARGLWISTFHTLGLEIIKREHKVLGLKPGFSLFDDQDTLALLKELTQDELDEDKDLLKALAGAISNWKGGLIIPEQASKIAKDEQQHLFASLYQRYAQHMKAYNALDFDDLILLPTLLLRHHEEVRTRWQTKIQYLLVDEYQDTNTSQYEMVKLLVGERARFTVVGDDDQSIYSWRGAKPQNLVLLGKDFPKLKLIKLEQNYRSSQRILRAANILIANNPHVYDKALFSELAYGEPLRVLFAANEEQEAERVVAEIVRHKFVGRTQFGDYAILYRGNHQSRLLERALMTNRIPYKLSGGTSFFARAEIKDIMGYLRLVVNPDDDNAFLRIVNLPKRGIGPSTLERLGNFANEKHISMFAAIFEPELNHHLPPAAMSSLYQFGRFIVETGDHAQRGEGVEAVKQLIRKINYEDYLYETSTSAKAAEMRMKNISELYRWVTEMLAGDELDEPMTLPEVVNRLTLRDMMERNSEDEGGDQVQLMTLHASKGLEFPYVFMVGVEERILPHQTSIDEDNVDEERRLAYVGITRAQRELWFTLCRERRQFGETMRCEPSRFLLELPQDDVVWENRKPQQTEQERIQTGRSHISNLRDMFKK
- a CDS encoding TetR/AcrR family transcriptional regulator, giving the protein MDNKRDLILRAAEKIIATEGLHNLSMQKLALDAGVAAGTIYRYFKDKDDLIIELRKNVLQLIANELLVDIEQGSFEERFKRLWYNIIKLGREHSHANLSFAQYSHLPGVDAPEHQAFENETFKQLHQLFETAKSQGIIQPLSDGILFSIAFEPAVAIGKRLRRGHVDFNELEIQKACELCLRAISTSPQT